The DNA sequence CAGCTATTGTTCCTACATACGTTGGATTGCCCAATGTAGAATCAATTCTTCCTCCGCCTGTTGAAAATAATAGCCCAAATTTTTGTCCGAATCCGTATAAAAAAATCAAGCAAGATATACTTAAATAGACAATAAATAATTTTTGCCAGTCTCTGTAGTCCCGAAATACAGTAATAATTATAAAATAATAAATTAAAAAATGAATTATATGAAACCATCCCAGCATTCTCTCTGCATCTCCCCAAAAACTTAGGATAAAATCAGTTCCAGTAAAACAACTGATAAATATTGCAGCGAAAAAAATTCCAAGCCCTAAAGAAATAAAAGAGAATTTAGGTTTATATTGAGGATACCGTAGTAAAAATACTATCCATACAAAGGTTAGAACCTCTATCAATACATTAAAATATATTTGTTTGCTCGTTACATAAGGAAAGAACCAGTTTGGAAATATAATTAAAAACGATACAAAACTAGCGTATATGCCTATTTTGATAAAATTTAACATTACTGAAAACTATTCTATTTTTTTCGGTTAAAATCTCTTTTTATAGACATGACAGTATGGTTGTTTTTTTTTATTATCATAGTAGTTTTGATGGTATTCTTCAGCTTTCCAAAATGTACTTTTAGGAATTACTTTCGTTACGATGTTGTATCCTTTATTTTTAAGGACATCTATTAATTTATAAGCCATCCTTTTTTCAGCTTCATCATTATAAAAAATAGCGGATAGATATTGTTCTCCAATATCAGGACCCTGCCCATTAGCTTGAGTAGGATCATGAATTTCAAAGAAAAACTTCGCAAGATTTTCATAGCTTATTTTGTTTATATAATATGTTACCTCAACAGCCTCTAAGTGGCCTGTATTTCCACGACTTACATCTTTATAGGATGGATTTTGAGCAGATCCTCCCATATACCCTGAAATAGCTGAAATAACACCATCTTTGTGCTCAAATAAGTATTCTACTCCCCAAAAACATCCTCCTGCAAAATAAGCTTTTGCTATTTGAGGCATTTCTTTTTCGGGTACGAATGTCATTGAAATAGAATTGACACAATGTCTCGCATTCTTTTGTGTAAAGCCTTCTCCTTCAAAAACATGGCCCAAATGAGCGTCACAATTTGCGCATAGAATTTCTGTTCTTTTTCCATCAGCATCAATTTTTTTTTTGATAGCTCCTTTAATTTCATCGTCAAAACTCGGCCAGCCACACGATGATAAAAATTTATCATCTGAATTATAAAGTAATGCATTAC is a window from the Desulfobacterales bacterium genome containing:
- a CDS encoding bifunctional methionine sulfoxide reductase B/A protein translates to MFIILCLTSCKEKADMDKKNYNKLSSEEERVIIHKGTEAPFSGQYNNFFEKGFYRCKRCNALLYNSDDKFLSSCGWPSFDDEIKGAIKKKIDADGKRTEILCANCDAHLGHVFEGEGFTQKNARHCVNSISMTFVPEKEMPQIAKAYFAGGCFWGVEYLFEHKDGVISAISGYMGGSAQNPSYKDVSRGNTGHLEAVEVTYYINKISYENLAKFFFEIHDPTQANGQGPDIGEQYLSAIFYNDEAEKRMAYKLIDVLKNKGYNIVTKVIPKSTFWKAEEYHQNYYDNKKKQPYCHVYKKRF